A single window of Anopheles moucheti chromosome 2, idAnoMoucSN_F20_07, whole genome shotgun sequence DNA harbors:
- the LOC128299525 gene encoding histidine--tRNA ligase, cytoplasmic-like: protein MTQFFLQKIILRCVSFGRQKRVSVLRKSVNMEITNEKEVSKECDIDIEELGVSNRNLTLKTPKGTRDYGPKAMAIRQRLLDQTIHVFRQHGAVTIDTPVFELKELLTGKYGEDAKLIYDLKDQGGELLALRYDLTVPFARYVSMSNISTIKRYHIAKVYRRDNPQIMRGRYREFYQCDFDIAGTYDPMLPDAECVKVVCEILRDVDVGEFMIKINHRKLLDGMLETCGVPTDKLRGVCSSIDKLDKTPWDEVRREMIEHKGVEEETIDRIASYVTLRGGLALVNQLSKDEQLARSPGACEALEDLRLLFQYCDIFAVASRISFDLSLARGLDYYTGIIFEAVLLSNDEKESSVSSVAGGGRYDNLVGMFNPKRKQRVPCVGVSIGVERLFSIIEARSSIDTLRTSETEVYVASAHKGLHLKRLELLNNLWSAGFKAEHSYKRNPKLLDQLQHCEEFQIPYAIILGDAELARGIVKLRQISSRQEIEVTLDTLNEELRRRLCAS, encoded by the coding sequence ATGACGCAATTCTTTCTGCAAAAGATCATTCTTCGATGTGTGTCCTTTGGTAGACAAAAACGTGTTTCTGTGTTGCGGAAAAGTGTGAACATGGAGATTACTAATGAAAAAGAAGTTAGCAAAGAGTGCGATATCGACATCGAAGAGCTTGGTGTCAGCAACCGGAACCTCACATTGAAAACACCAAAGGGTACGCGAGACTACGGTCCAAAGGCGATGGCTATTCGACAGCGGTTGCTGGACCAGACCATTCACGTGTTCCGTCAACACGGTGCCGTTACGATTGACACTCCCGTCTTCGAGTTGAAAGAGTTGCTTACGGGCAAGTACGGTGAGGATGCGAAGCTAATCTACGATTTGAAAGATCAGGGCGGTGAGCTACTGGCCTTGCGATACGATCTAACCGTCCCGTTCGCTCGATACGTCAGTATGAGTAACATTTCCACAATCAAACGATACCACATCGCGAAGGTGTACCGGCGGGATAATCCGCAGATAATGCGTGGTCGCTACAGGGAATTCTACCAGTGTGACTTCGACATCGCCGGTACGTACGATCCGATGCTGCCGGACGCGGAGTGTGTAAAGGTCGTGTGCGAAATTTTGCGCGATGTCGACGTTGGCGAGTTTATGATCAAAATAAACCACCGGAAACTTTTGGACGGTATGCTGGAGACGTGCGGAGTACCAACGGACAAGCTGCGGGGTGTGTGCTCTTCCATCGACAAGCTGGACAAAACGCCGTGGGATGAGGTGAGGCGCGAGATGATCGAACATAAGGGTGTCGAAGAGGAAACGATTGATCGGATTGCATCGTACGTAACGCTGCGCGGTGGTTTGGCTTTGGTGAACCAGCTATCGAAGGACGAGCAGCTGGCGCGATCTCCCGGAGCATGCGAGGCTTTAGAGGATTTGCGATTGTTATTCCAATACTGCGACATCTTTGCGGTGGCAAGCAGGATCTCGTTCGATCTTAGTTTGGCCCGTGGACTTGATTACTACACGGGAATAATATTCGAGGCAGTACTGCTTAGTAATGATGAAAAGGAATCGTCAGTTAGTTCGGTGGCTGGAGGTGGACGGTACGATAACTTGGTGGGAATGTTTAATCCAAAGCGGAAGCAACGGGTCCCCTGTGTTGGCGTGTCTATCGGCGTGGAACGTCTGTTTTCCATCATCGAAGCGCGCAGTTCGATCGACACATTGCGCACCAGCGAAACGGAAGTGTATGTGGCGTCGGCCCACAAAGGACTGCATCTGAAGCGATTGGAATTGCTGAACAACCTGTGGTCCGCAGGCTTCAAGGCGGAACATTCGTACAAGCGGAATCCGAAGTTGCTCGACCAGCTGCAACACTGCGAGGAGTTCCAGATCCCGTACGCCATCATCCTGGGGGATGCTGAGCTGGCACGCGGTATCGTCAAGCTTCGCCAAATTTCCTCCCGACAGGAGATAGAAGTAACGCTGGACACGCTCAACGAGGAGCTACGCCGTCGACTGTGTGCATCATAA
- the LOC128298882 gene encoding protein asunder codes for MNEINHKTVFVLDHTPYFGISCESPIDCDFIKSKVPVPPISKSLWTCAVEASVEYCRIAYDLFPVGKLIRFVVSDTAAHIVNTWNTGTQTLTHILNAMTMVGVPPRQTQASDYSVIHGLRAAIEALAEPTEFQKEQLLAHAKSDNAKLLNRGRVICITSARDDASMKSLEDIFRTVLVQQNTLAGHKDYISIDQCHLVIINLYPANMESMVSNRALIEISPILMSEIHSNKANNISNKLTNLILPHFDLASTTVTGIPMKEEQNASSSANYDVEIFHGRTAHSVFLGTELVLPHSLKDGSDYETVTLKWCTPRSCGSSEMQPCLAQCRVTPVDVTSRPSSCLINFLLSGRSVLLEMPKKSGGKITSHLLSAHGGEIFIHSLNTARSCLEDPPSISEGGGGRVTDYRIKDFGVLMQQHRLVPLKPMPERQTDENLQKMRTKLSRNSRYWPLTHSRTVLYNVRHFMEPLLLLTQKPELTEDEKMMCLKSIYNLSQLEERQESLALSNMGHRLKGNKKEEQYRLLWSELETIVNGNGSTPNHKAIVSCIRECRRMYPNADGSDPYDKSHGTESTVTDAHRASVIRATTDSPMSPPHSMTGSSGGTAGSGSSGAAGAVTGDSSSGTVTLGAGNANVAGVVSLLGGTSRVGVAVSSKKSFGSGGRSLFDALASTERAISQKRIDFSGRLCTPSGQIAKLYSHLGSKDAEGAQGARPTDVK; via the coding sequence ATGAATGAAATCAATCACAAAACCGTGTTTGTGTTAGACCACACGCCTTACTTCGGCATATCATGCGAGAGTCCGATCGATTGCGATTTTATCAAAAGCAAAGTTCCGGTGCCACCGATCAGCAAGAGCCTGTGGACGTGTGCGGTGGAAGCTTCCGTAGAGTACTGCAGGATTGCGTACGATCTGTTTCCCGTGGGGAAATTGATACGCTTCGTAGTAAGTGATACGGCGGCACATATAGTGAACACATGGAACACGGGCACCCAAACCCTGACGCACATACTGAACGCGATGACGATGGTTGGTGTACCGCCACGGCAAACGCAAGCATCGGACTACTCGGTGATACATGGTTTACGAGCGGCTATCGAGGCGCTGGCGGAACCGACCGAGTTTCAGAAGGAACAACTACTAGCCCATGCAAAGAGTGACAATGCGAAGCTGTTGAATCGGGGCCGCGTAATTTGCATTACGTCTGCTCGGGATGACGCCAGCATGAAGAGCTTGGAGGACATTTTCCGCACGGTGCTGGTACAGCAAAATACGCTAGCCGGCCACAAGGATTACATCAGCATTGACCAGTGCCATCTCGTAATCATCAATCTATATCCTGCCAATATGGAATCAATGGTTTCCAACCGTGCGCTGATCGAAATATCGCCCATACTGATGTCGGAGATACATTCGAACAAGGCGAACAACATATCGAACAAGCTGACAAATCTCATCCTGCCACACTTTGATCTAGCAAGCACAACGGTTACCGGGATACCGATGAAGGAAGAGCAAAACGCTAGCTCCAGTGCCAACTATGATGTGGAGATTTTTCACGGGCGTACGGCTCACTCGGTGTTTCTCGGTACGGAGCTGGTGCTGCCGCACAGCTTAAAGGACGGTTCGGACTATGAAACGGTCACGCTGAAATGGTGCACGCCGCGCAGCTGTGGCTCTTCGGAAATGCAACCCTGTCTGGCGCAGTGCCGTGTCACACCGGTTGATGTAACCTCCCGACCAAGCTCATGTTTAATCAACTTCTTGCTAAGTGGCCGGTCGGTGTTACTGGAGATGCCGAAGAAATCGGGTGGCAAAATTACGAGCCATTTGCTATCGGCTCACGGTGgagaaattttcattcactcGCTCAACACCGCCCGCAGCTGTTTGGAAGATCCGCCCTCCATATcggaaggtggtggtggtcgtgtAACGGACTACCGTATCAAAGATTTTGGTGTACTAATGCAGCAGCATCGCTTAGTCCCGCTGAAACCAATGCCCGAGCGGCAAACGGATGAAAATTTGCAAAAGATGCGGACAAAGTTGTCACGAAACTCACGCTACTGGCCACTAACGCACAGTCGTACGGTGCTTTACAATGTGCGACACTTTATGGAACCGCTGTTGCTACTCACCCAAAAACCGGAACTGACCGAGGATGAGAAAATGATGTGCCTGAAGTCGATTTACAATTTGTCTCAGCTGGAAGAACGGCAGGAGTCACTCGCTCTGTCCAACATGGGCCATCGAttgaagggaaacaaaaaggaagaacagTACAGACTGCTCTGGTCGGAGCTGGAAACAATCGTCAACGGTAACGGATCGACGCCCAACCATAAGGCCATCGTAAGCTGCATTCGCGAATGTCGACGCATGTACCCGAATGCGGATGGCAGCGATCCGTACGACAAATCGCACGGCACGGAGAGCACCGTGACGGATGCACACCGTGCCAGCGTAATTCGGGCCACAACCGATTCACCGATGTCTCCACCACATTCGATGACTGGCAGCAGTGGTGGTACGGCCGGTAGTGGTAGCAGCGGTGCTGCTGGAGCTGTAACTGGCGATTCTTCCTCCGGAACGGTCACTCTAGGTGCAGGCAATGCAAATGTTGCCGGAGTAGTTAGTTTGCTCGGAGGAACATCACGGGTAGGCGTGGCAGTAAGCAGTAAGAAAAGCTTCGGTTCCGGTGGACGCTCGTTGTTTGACGCGTTGGCTAGTACGGAACGGGCGATCAGTCAAAAGCGTATCGATTTCAGTGGTCGCCTTTGTACGCCATCAGGACAGATCGCGAAGCTGTATTCGCATCTAGGCTCGAAAGATGCAGAAGGTGCTCAAGGTGCTAGACCGACGGATGTAAAATAA